A portion of the Granulosicoccus antarcticus IMCC3135 genome contains these proteins:
- a CDS encoding IclR family transcriptional regulator yields MQSTIVGKLLKILTIVSEAKKPYTFSELVIASELNKSTLHRILALSIKNGLLQFDEQRKLYLLGPKLFNLVQNAYSGYDIQFIALDEMIRLNNLTGENVTIGVPLGSDVVYLKVLESLHSAGPVQQPGMRESAHCSASGKALLAFLPDSAIKARLKTHDFKQYTARTITEPAAFLKVIDKVRVAGYATNDREEYDHFVGISAPIFNYLSEPIAVLNIWSLHQRCPLEKLCQSANELMISTARVTGFIGGSPPFLGSLTEQNN; encoded by the coding sequence ATGCAAAGTACCATCGTAGGAAAGCTTCTGAAGATCTTGACGATTGTCAGTGAAGCAAAAAAACCGTATACGTTTTCCGAACTGGTAATTGCCAGTGAACTCAACAAAAGCACTCTGCATAGAATTCTCGCTCTTTCTATCAAGAACGGACTCCTGCAATTTGATGAGCAAAGAAAACTCTATCTGCTAGGTCCTAAACTGTTCAACCTGGTACAGAATGCTTATAGCGGCTACGATATTCAGTTCATTGCGCTCGACGAAATGATACGGCTCAATAATCTGACAGGCGAGAACGTCACCATTGGCGTACCTTTGGGTTCGGACGTTGTTTACCTGAAAGTGCTGGAATCACTACACTCTGCAGGACCTGTCCAGCAGCCAGGCATGCGCGAATCGGCCCATTGCTCAGCATCTGGAAAAGCCCTGTTGGCTTTCCTTCCGGACAGTGCCATCAAGGCAAGACTGAAAACGCATGATTTCAAGCAATACACCGCTCGCACTATCACCGAACCTGCAGCGTTCCTGAAGGTTATTGATAAGGTTAGAGTGGCTGGTTATGCCACCAATGACCGAGAAGAATACGATCACTTTGTCGGTATATCGGCACCGATTTTCAACTATCTGTCCGAACCCATCGCCGTACTCAATATCTGGAGCCTGCACCAGAGGTGTCCACTTGAGAAGCTTTGCCAGTCAGCCAATGAACTGATGATATCAACGGCTCGGGTCACCGGATTTATTGGAGGAAGCCCACCTTTTCTCGGAAGTCTGACGGAGCAAAATAATTGA
- a CDS encoding NAD(P)/FAD-dependent oxidoreductase, translating to MSHPPEQIHWTTTATPKSDYPAVEQNIEADVIVVGGGLSGCRTALGLAEAGMSVVLLEERDIGWGASGRSGGQCNPMWRETPDQLTQRFGVSRAEILVKTTLSAADDLFKDIEHFGIDCDPVQRGWVQAAHTSKSRKTLEHLYQGWSEAGARIETIEADDVETMTGSPEYRFALLHRSGGHVQPLSLTRGYASAAVARGARIFCGTRVKELKRSNERWQVRTPGGSVTAQQVVMTTNAYTSAAPWPKLQKTFYPLVSISIATAPLTQEQQASVLPDQVTLSDTRLAIYYTRYDRGGRLIFGCVGSTDHVGTLGGHKRLQEGLHTVFPQLRGIAIERTWSGRIAVTPEMMPHIHEPAPGVTAALGFSGRGIAMTSVMGRALTRKLLGEPENTLPFPVLPIKPIRLHQPLKSLIPLAAPAMTLMDKFGKRIDRS from the coding sequence ATGAGTCATCCCCCTGAGCAAATTCACTGGACAACCACTGCGACTCCCAAAAGTGATTACCCGGCTGTCGAGCAAAATATAGAGGCAGACGTCATCGTAGTTGGCGGTGGGCTGAGCGGTTGCCGAACAGCGCTGGGACTGGCTGAAGCAGGTATGTCTGTGGTGCTTCTGGAAGAGCGTGATATCGGTTGGGGAGCTTCGGGAAGAAGTGGTGGGCAATGCAATCCGATGTGGCGAGAAACCCCGGATCAGCTGACTCAACGGTTCGGAGTTTCCAGGGCTGAGATACTGGTAAAGACAACACTAAGTGCGGCAGATGATCTGTTCAAGGATATCGAGCACTTTGGAATAGATTGTGACCCCGTCCAACGCGGTTGGGTACAGGCAGCACACACCAGTAAGTCGCGCAAGACGCTTGAGCATCTCTATCAAGGTTGGAGTGAAGCGGGTGCCAGGATAGAGACGATAGAGGCTGATGATGTCGAGACGATGACAGGTTCACCAGAATATCGTTTTGCCTTGTTGCATCGTTCAGGTGGACATGTACAGCCACTGTCACTCACACGAGGCTATGCCTCTGCTGCGGTTGCCAGGGGAGCCAGAATTTTCTGTGGTACTCGTGTGAAAGAACTGAAACGCAGCAATGAGCGTTGGCAAGTGAGGACCCCTGGTGGATCAGTCACAGCGCAGCAGGTCGTCATGACGACCAATGCTTATACAAGTGCTGCACCATGGCCAAAGTTGCAAAAAACATTCTATCCCCTGGTGAGTATCTCTATTGCAACTGCGCCCTTGACACAGGAGCAACAGGCTTCCGTTCTGCCCGATCAGGTTACGCTTTCGGATACACGATTAGCTATCTATTACACCAGATATGACAGGGGTGGGCGGCTGATATTCGGTTGCGTTGGCAGTACTGATCACGTCGGCACATTGGGTGGGCATAAACGCCTGCAAGAAGGATTGCATACCGTTTTTCCTCAGCTTCGGGGTATTGCCATAGAGCGGACCTGGTCCGGTCGAATAGCGGTGACTCCTGAAATGATGCCGCATATCCATGAGCCGGCTCCTGGTGTCACCGCGGCCCTGGGGTTCAGTGGGCGAGGTATTGCAATGACCTCGGTCATGGGACGTGCACTGACACGTAAATTACTGGGAGAGCCCGAGAACACATTGCCGTTTCCGGTCCTACCGATCAAGCCCATCCGACTGCATCAGCCTCTGAAGTCGCTGATACCGTTGGCGGCTCCCGCCATGACGCTTATGGACAAATTTGGCAAACGTATTGATCGAAGCTGA
- a CDS encoding ABC transporter substrate-binding protein, which translates to MKFRTTHTLVAGALALLAAQSATAQDLDELTVGYFLEWPMPMLAAKASGAFDEALGMKVNWVSFETGTAMSAAMASGDVQISVSQGVPPFVIAVSGGQDLQLVDVAVSYSDNDNCVVSANLEIDADSADELAGKKVAVPLGTAAHYGFLRQMDHFGIDVASLQVVDMAPPEGAAALGQGAVDFACGYGGGFTRMMEHGNVLLSGAEKEELGILVFDVTSAPASFIAENGDVVSKFLEVTAEANKEWAESGNDELLEIIASGAGMDLEAARSAISTMKFPTVEEQLSDKWLGANAATFMKGVADVFVDAGSIDSALDSYVGTVNTGPLQAIQDR; encoded by the coding sequence GTGAAATTTCGTACAACCCATACGCTGGTAGCCGGTGCCCTTGCACTGCTTGCCGCGCAAAGTGCTACAGCCCAGGATCTCGACGAATTGACAGTAGGGTACTTTCTGGAATGGCCCATGCCGATGCTGGCAGCCAAAGCATCCGGTGCTTTTGACGAAGCTCTGGGCATGAAGGTCAATTGGGTCTCTTTCGAGACGGGTACTGCCATGAGTGCCGCCATGGCATCAGGTGACGTACAGATCTCGGTCTCTCAGGGTGTCCCGCCTTTTGTTATCGCTGTCTCAGGTGGGCAGGACCTGCAACTGGTTGATGTCGCAGTCAGCTATTCTGATAACGACAATTGCGTTGTCTCAGCGAATCTTGAGATTGATGCTGATAGCGCCGATGAGCTGGCAGGCAAGAAAGTTGCCGTACCTCTGGGTACCGCTGCGCATTATGGATTCCTGAGGCAGATGGATCATTTTGGTATCGACGTCGCTAGCCTGCAAGTGGTAGACATGGCTCCACCTGAAGGTGCAGCAGCTTTGGGTCAGGGAGCCGTAGATTTCGCCTGTGGATATGGTGGTGGTTTTACCCGGATGATGGAACACGGAAACGTATTGCTGAGCGGCGCTGAAAAAGAAGAGCTGGGCATTCTGGTGTTTGATGTAACTTCAGCACCGGCCTCGTTCATTGCAGAGAACGGTGATGTCGTGTCAAAATTTCTTGAAGTCACCGCCGAGGCCAACAAGGAATGGGCAGAATCGGGAAATGATGAATTGCTGGAAATTATCGCCTCAGGAGCCGGCATGGACCTGGAGGCCGCCCGATCAGCAATCTCCACAATGAAGTTTCCCACTGTTGAAGAACAGCTTTCAGACAAATGGCTGGGTGCAAATGCTGCCACCTTCATGAAAGGCGTAGCCGATGTATTCGTCGACGCTGGCTCCATAGATTCAGCGCTTGATAGTTACGTTGGCACTGTCAACACTGGCCCACTGCAAGCCATTCAAGACCGTTGA
- a CDS encoding ABC transporter ATP-binding protein, translating to MGTLILENLSMRFDIPNGEAVQALENVSLKLNEGELLSVLGPSGCGKTTLLNIVAGFLAPTEGKLVLNEHDIVGPDAERGMVFQQGALFEWMSVRENVGFGLLMKGTPEKEKSIVVNHLLDVVGLRQFKDKAVYELSGGMQQRVALARCLANDPDVILMDEPLGALDALTREKMQSLVLKLWKETGKTIILITHSVEEALLLGERLIVMAPRPGRIHTEYHLPFAEMGVTTDLREVKKHPDFAIKREEILNMIWDMEEEIMGGSEDSA from the coding sequence GTGGGTACACTAATACTTGAAAACCTCTCGATGCGTTTTGACATTCCCAATGGAGAGGCCGTGCAGGCGCTGGAGAATGTCTCTTTAAAGTTGAATGAGGGGGAATTGCTGAGCGTACTCGGACCTTCAGGATGCGGCAAGACAACGCTTCTGAATATTGTTGCAGGCTTTCTGGCACCTACAGAAGGAAAACTGGTTCTCAACGAGCACGATATCGTCGGGCCAGATGCTGAACGAGGCATGGTATTTCAACAAGGTGCCTTGTTCGAATGGATGTCAGTTCGCGAAAACGTCGGCTTTGGCCTACTGATGAAAGGCACTCCTGAAAAAGAGAAAAGCATCGTCGTCAATCACTTGCTGGATGTGGTTGGACTCAGGCAGTTCAAGGACAAGGCGGTCTATGAACTATCGGGAGGCATGCAGCAACGCGTCGCACTCGCCCGCTGTCTGGCCAATGACCCTGATGTCATTCTGATGGATGAACCCCTGGGAGCCCTTGATGCCCTGACACGGGAGAAAATGCAGAGCCTGGTGCTGAAGCTCTGGAAGGAGACCGGCAAGACCATCATTCTGATAACCCACTCTGTTGAAGAGGCGCTTCTGCTCGGTGAGCGATTGATCGTAATGGCACCTCGCCCGGGAAGAATCCACACCGAATACCACTTGCCGTTTGCCGAAATGGGAGTGACCACCGATTTGCGTGAAGTGAAAAAACATCCTGATTTCGCCATCAAACGCGAGGAGATACTGAACATGATCTGGGATATGGAAGAAGAGATCATGGGCGGATCGGAGGATTCAGCATGA
- a CDS encoding ABC transporter permease: MIALTIYVLIFIVAYLIVTKVIKSAGERGYASRKTVTFGDESAVRPNRIASVISVASIFLLWGMFTGSNLLPDFLHAPAPFEGKLSFTYTAEDSSQATDDATVNVVVYPRDTKPEKLVTEPGDGFAKNDVSSVAQWRTKLVNVVKNDVTEDGGKAKVIAINGQSIKPGQSVKIDGGAVTLSDKGTPIVEPAAGWQMESLYLPAPEVVWSRTLRILDEGFRNFTLAEHLGYSLFRVIVGFLLGALVGIPLGYAMGLSNWFRGWFDPIVEFMRPVPPLALIPLVIIWVGIGEAGKIILLFLASLWIMAIAARAGVSGVKISKVHAAYSLGAGQWQIMRYVIIPNSLPEIFTGARVAMGVCWGTVVAAELVAAEQGAGMMIMTASKFQNTDIVLMGIILIGIIGFGIDLLMRWAERLLVPWKGKG; the protein is encoded by the coding sequence ATGATCGCATTAACCATTTATGTTCTCATTTTTATCGTTGCCTACCTCATCGTCACCAAGGTAATCAAGAGCGCAGGAGAGCGTGGCTACGCATCCAGAAAAACAGTCACATTTGGCGATGAGAGCGCGGTTCGTCCCAACCGAATTGCCAGCGTCATATCCGTTGCATCCATCTTTCTGCTATGGGGTATGTTCACTGGCTCCAATTTGTTACCAGACTTTCTGCACGCACCCGCGCCTTTCGAAGGCAAGCTGTCATTCACTTATACGGCAGAGGACAGCTCTCAGGCAACTGACGACGCCACAGTGAATGTCGTGGTATATCCACGAGACACAAAGCCTGAAAAACTCGTCACCGAGCCAGGCGATGGTTTCGCCAAGAACGATGTGTCCTCCGTTGCACAATGGCGCACAAAGCTTGTCAACGTTGTGAAGAATGATGTAACCGAAGATGGCGGCAAAGCGAAAGTGATCGCCATCAATGGGCAGAGCATCAAACCCGGTCAGAGCGTAAAAATCGACGGCGGTGCCGTCACACTTTCGGACAAAGGCACGCCCATCGTCGAGCCTGCAGCAGGCTGGCAGATGGAATCGCTCTACCTGCCGGCACCCGAGGTCGTCTGGTCACGAACGTTAAGGATACTTGACGAAGGGTTTCGTAACTTCACGCTGGCTGAGCACCTGGGGTACTCACTGTTCCGTGTCATTGTCGGCTTCTTGCTTGGAGCCCTTGTTGGCATTCCACTCGGGTACGCCATGGGCTTGAGCAACTGGTTCCGTGGCTGGTTTGATCCGATTGTCGAGTTCATGCGCCCGGTCCCGCCATTGGCCTTGATCCCGTTGGTCATTATCTGGGTTGGCATTGGCGAGGCAGGAAAGATAATCCTGCTATTCCTGGCATCGCTCTGGATCATGGCCATTGCTGCACGCGCAGGCGTATCGGGTGTCAAGATATCCAAAGTGCATGCAGCTTATTCGCTTGGCGCCGGGCAGTGGCAGATCATGCGCTACGTCATTATCCCCAATTCTCTACCGGAGATATTCACGGGCGCACGTGTGGCTATGGGAGTCTGCTGGGGCACCGTCGTTGCCGCCGAACTGGTCGCAGCAGAACAGGGAGCGGGCATGATGATCATGACAGCCTCCAAGTTCCAGAACACCGATATCGTGCTGATGGGGATTATCCTGATCGGTATTATCGGGTTCGGAATCGATCTGCTCATGCGATGGGCAGAACGCCTTCTGGTACCGTGGAAAGGCAAAGGCTGA
- a CDS encoding FAD/NAD(P)-binding protein — translation MLRKRVGIVGCGAMGLYTLKRLLESRVALTIELFESEAVAGTGMPYRNGMNADYMLCNAFSREIPSLTRSLVHWLETQPARELSEWEISSDDISARAFYPRLLIGEFLQAEFMQLCELAECAGHQIKVHSSTKVIDLVVERESVTVIFNTEVGKEREISLDTIVIATGHLWPKKPSIDQAQLLSPWPYTQITQHEPGRIGILGSSLSAVDIVIALGHAHGEFIEQGEHVLWVAGEQACDLRVTMVSRNGIMPEADFFYPFPYEPLTRITQEAVCNELEYGSNGLLWRVFKLLLDELDAADPGYLKQLGPDARTIEGFSSAYFRGRKERGGLDAVRQNLQEVRASMRCKETIAHRYVLLRGHEHFELVLAWLDAADWQCFKQHLLPVFADCYAALPHLSVARVLAMHQAGVLTIVASGEDSSFTSVPSGEVLVEFSDQKMEFDAMFDARGQSSASPQELLFPSLTQNLLDGESPLLKPFRLDLSVETSARIYCLALPQVLERYPFSQGLPNCSDLSKQVVSDILEGFEISSI, via the coding sequence ATGTTGCGAAAACGCGTTGGCATCGTCGGCTGTGGTGCGATGGGTTTGTACACTCTGAAGAGGCTCCTGGAGAGTCGGGTCGCGCTGACTATAGAACTCTTCGAATCAGAGGCGGTTGCAGGTACAGGTATGCCCTATCGCAACGGCATGAATGCCGACTATATGCTGTGTAATGCCTTCAGTCGAGAGATCCCGTCACTGACCAGATCACTGGTGCATTGGCTTGAGACGCAGCCCGCTCGTGAACTCAGCGAGTGGGAGATAAGTTCTGATGATATCTCTGCTCGTGCGTTTTATCCGCGTCTTCTGATTGGAGAATTCCTTCAGGCCGAATTCATGCAGCTGTGTGAGCTTGCTGAGTGTGCCGGTCATCAGATCAAGGTGCATAGCTCAACCAAGGTGATAGATCTGGTTGTCGAGCGCGAATCTGTAACAGTGATATTCAACACTGAAGTAGGTAAAGAGCGGGAGATCAGTCTGGATACCATCGTGATTGCCACAGGGCATCTCTGGCCCAAGAAGCCCTCGATTGATCAGGCTCAGTTACTCTCGCCCTGGCCCTATACCCAGATCACCCAGCACGAACCTGGTCGTATCGGTATTCTTGGCTCATCACTGTCCGCCGTTGATATTGTCATCGCACTGGGGCATGCGCACGGTGAGTTCATAGAGCAGGGTGAGCATGTGCTATGGGTGGCTGGTGAGCAAGCCTGCGATCTGCGAGTGACCATGGTTTCTCGCAATGGCATCATGCCGGAAGCTGATTTTTTCTATCCCTTTCCCTACGAACCATTGACCCGTATAACGCAGGAGGCGGTTTGCAACGAACTCGAATACGGCTCTAACGGATTGCTGTGGCGGGTATTCAAGTTGTTATTGGATGAGCTGGATGCCGCTGATCCAGGCTACCTGAAACAACTGGGCCCAGATGCTCGTACGATAGAAGGATTTTCATCGGCGTATTTCAGGGGAAGAAAAGAGCGCGGTGGGCTTGATGCTGTCAGGCAGAACCTGCAAGAGGTGCGAGCCTCCATGCGTTGCAAAGAGACAATTGCACACCGCTATGTGTTGCTGCGAGGCCACGAGCATTTCGAACTTGTACTGGCGTGGCTTGATGCTGCCGACTGGCAATGCTTCAAACAGCATTTATTGCCTGTGTTCGCGGATTGCTACGCAGCGTTGCCGCACCTGTCTGTTGCCCGAGTGCTGGCCATGCATCAAGCCGGGGTACTCACAATCGTTGCCTCGGGTGAGGATTCCTCTTTCACATCCGTGCCAAGTGGTGAAGTTCTGGTCGAGTTCAGCGATCAGAAAATGGAGTTTGATGCGATGTTCGATGCGCGTGGTCAATCCTCGGCTTCACCACAAGAACTGCTCTTTCCTTCATTAACTCAAAATCTGCTTGATGGTGAGTCGCCATTGCTCAAGCCATTCAGACTTGATTTGTCTGTGGAGACAAGCGCTCGCATTTATTGTCTGGCGCTACCACAGGTTCTTGAACGGTATCCCTTCTCGCAAGGGCTACCGAACTGTTCTGACTTGTCGAAGCAGGTGGTTAGCGATATTCTGGAAGGCTTTGAAATCAGCAGCATTTAA
- a CDS encoding ATP-binding protein, with amino-acid sequence MGTYQYSLHQLDEKIERVGQVYKPYIEELLWQLDIENIEYQLQGFIALDSIKYAVVKDSTGRRIEAGETQPDLSVPRIVVPLGYVNHKGDVESIGSLSIHASEEGVWASVRQQVVTLVLIYLAVAFIVSFLVMRQFNLKVLTPMFELVKQLRKPLEDLRDLRLHLKRESVAEDADELDELVGAIHQMRDQILSGREELHKGVSRLAEAAKLAGLGYCTFDANMDHIIDCDQNYADFHGKSIETMRSLQVGEDIEQTMMNAEDTIRSLESRERILTQHRDTQTYRINFPDGQFRHIRQSFLAKFSSQGIKLGIDAVAQDVTDEILKQEILVQTQKNEAVGKLTGGVAHDFNNILAIILGNVEILNERSKDISLQRYAKATLKAVNQGARLTQQLLSFARKQPLSPKVLDVAKRIRDSAMLLQTSVGDSIRLEIIADGGLWRTKVDPVQLEAVVLNLVVNARDAMSEGGYLTLEVSNARLDHEYAKAHTEVQAGNYVCIALTDTGTGMSEEVAKQAIEPFFTTKKVGKGTGLGLSMAFGFAKQSEGHLKIYSELGIGTTIKLYLPREQSEIDVVPPVAVPENSYKLHGLKVFLIEDNEELREMFSEQMMSLGCVVHSAYDEDSVLKLASEVDSIDVILSDIIIPGTKNGRVLVKELRGFYPEATAIYMSGFTENSVVHNGRLDDGIIFLQKPFRLADLERVLAENLPAHVN; translated from the coding sequence ATGGGCACCTACCAGTATTCATTACATCAGCTGGATGAAAAAATTGAACGGGTAGGTCAGGTCTACAAGCCGTACATTGAAGAACTGCTGTGGCAGTTGGATATCGAGAATATTGAATATCAGTTGCAAGGTTTTATTGCTCTTGACAGCATCAAATATGCGGTGGTGAAAGACAGTACAGGCAGGCGTATTGAAGCGGGTGAAACGCAACCCGATTTGTCAGTTCCACGAATTGTGGTTCCATTGGGGTATGTGAATCACAAAGGGGATGTCGAATCGATCGGTTCCTTGAGTATCCATGCTTCGGAGGAAGGAGTATGGGCTTCTGTTCGCCAGCAAGTAGTCACTTTGGTGCTCATCTACCTGGCTGTCGCTTTTATTGTCAGTTTTCTGGTCATGCGTCAGTTCAATTTGAAAGTGCTGACACCGATGTTCGAGTTGGTGAAGCAATTGCGAAAGCCTTTGGAAGATCTGCGCGACCTGCGTTTGCATTTGAAGCGAGAATCAGTTGCTGAAGACGCGGATGAACTTGATGAGCTGGTGGGTGCCATTCATCAAATGCGTGATCAGATTCTGAGTGGCAGGGAGGAGTTGCATAAAGGCGTAAGCCGCTTGGCGGAGGCTGCCAAACTAGCCGGTCTTGGATACTGTACGTTTGACGCGAACATGGATCATATAATCGATTGTGATCAGAACTATGCTGATTTTCATGGTAAGTCCATAGAGACCATGCGTAGCTTGCAGGTTGGCGAGGACATCGAACAAACGATGATGAATGCAGAGGACACTATTCGTTCTCTGGAATCCAGAGAACGAATCCTGACACAGCACCGAGACACGCAAACCTATCGGATCAATTTTCCCGATGGTCAATTTAGACATATCCGCCAAAGCTTTTTAGCAAAATTCAGTAGCCAGGGAATCAAACTTGGTATCGATGCAGTTGCGCAGGATGTTACTGACGAAATTCTGAAACAGGAAATACTGGTTCAAACCCAGAAGAATGAAGCGGTCGGTAAGCTGACTGGAGGCGTGGCCCACGACTTCAACAATATTCTGGCTATCATATTGGGTAATGTTGAAATCCTGAATGAAAGAAGCAAGGATATTTCATTGCAGCGTTATGCTAAAGCTACGCTGAAAGCCGTTAACCAAGGGGCGAGGTTGACTCAGCAACTACTTTCATTTGCCAGAAAGCAGCCTCTGTCGCCCAAGGTGCTGGATGTGGCGAAAAGGATCCGAGACTCTGCGATGCTGTTGCAGACCTCTGTAGGAGATAGTATCCGTCTGGAGATCATTGCTGATGGAGGCCTGTGGAGAACAAAGGTCGACCCCGTGCAGCTGGAAGCTGTGGTATTGAATCTGGTTGTCAATGCCAGAGATGCGATGAGCGAAGGAGGGTATCTGACGCTGGAGGTGAGCAACGCGCGGCTGGATCATGAATATGCCAAAGCGCATACAGAAGTGCAGGCTGGAAATTATGTCTGTATAGCCCTCACGGACACCGGTACAGGCATGTCGGAAGAGGTTGCCAAGCAGGCGATAGAACCGTTTTTCACGACCAAAAAAGTGGGTAAGGGAACGGGTTTGGGTCTATCGATGGCATTCGGATTCGCCAAGCAGTCTGAAGGGCATCTGAAAATCTACTCCGAACTCGGCATTGGTACCACCATCAAGCTCTACTTGCCCCGGGAACAGTCTGAGATCGACGTTGTCCCACCTGTGGCTGTGCCAGAGAATAGCTACAAATTGCATGGACTGAAGGTATTTCTCATCGAAGACAACGAAGAGCTACGCGAGATGTTCTCGGAGCAGATGATGAGTCTGGGTTGTGTCGTACACAGCGCTTACGATGAAGACTCGGTGTTAAAGCTGGCTAGTGAAGTCGACAGCATTGATGTCATTCTGTCGGACATCATCATTCCCGGAACCAAGAATGGCAGGGTGTTGGTGAAAGAGCTGCGCGGTTTTTATCCCGAAGCCACAGCTATCTATATGTCTGGATTCACTGAAAACTCAGTGGTTCACAACGGTCGTCTGGACGATGGCATCATCTTCTTGCAAAAGCCATTCAGGTTGGCTGACCTTGAACGTGTTCTGGCTGAAAATCTGCCGGCTCACGTTAATTGA
- a CDS encoding substrate-binding periplasmic protein gives MKSFQLTGRCRAMLALCFSCYVLPASADVIAEPVVESWVLSTETLPPLITKTGDGYLDILYDEWFARAGLNVEFIATPAARGLANANAGLIDGEAARIDIPLSNYPNLRKVSEVVTQLVFTGFTLDPDVSVISVADFDQYSVGYVRGWKLAEKLFGKHANAVPVRKIDSLLEMLLSKRIDIAFLMVSPTLMMARDKGLEQLITTKYSVTKEFYLYVNSKHYKKIPELERTLREMKSDGSYQMIMADYIAENQ, from the coding sequence ATGAAAAGCTTTCAGCTGACCGGCCGTTGCAGGGCCATGCTGGCATTGTGTTTTTCATGTTACGTGCTACCGGCCTCGGCAGATGTCATCGCTGAGCCAGTCGTCGAGTCCTGGGTGTTATCAACCGAAACATTACCACCGTTGATCACCAAGACAGGCGATGGCTACCTGGATATTCTCTATGATGAATGGTTCGCCAGAGCTGGCCTGAACGTTGAGTTCATAGCGACACCTGCAGCACGGGGTTTGGCCAATGCCAATGCCGGGCTGATTGATGGAGAGGCAGCTCGGATAGACATACCGCTTTCAAATTACCCCAATTTGAGAAAAGTATCTGAGGTTGTTACCCAGTTGGTTTTCACCGGCTTCACTCTCGATCCAGACGTCAGTGTCATTTCAGTTGCTGATTTTGATCAATATAGTGTTGGATACGTGCGCGGTTGGAAGCTGGCTGAAAAGTTGTTCGGGAAGCATGCCAATGCTGTTCCCGTGCGAAAGATCGACAGTCTGCTGGAAATGCTGTTGTCAAAACGTATTGACATCGCATTTCTGATGGTTTCGCCCACGCTGATGATGGCTCGTGACAAAGGGTTGGAGCAACTGATTACAACGAAATACAGCGTGACTAAAGAATTCTATCTGTATGTGAACTCAAAACACTACAAGAAGATTCCAGAGCTGGAAAGAACCCTGAGAGAAATGAAATCTGATGGAAGCTACCAGATGATCATGGCTGATTACATCGCCGAGAATCAATAG